A portion of the Aricia agestis chromosome 1, ilAriAges1.1, whole genome shotgun sequence genome contains these proteins:
- the LOC121735323 gene encoding dedicator of cytokinesis protein 7 isoform X2: protein MTLGRKYQNSSGNAGEARKVYANQSNVGTLSGCSSSLSLSEMIEPPDYEQMCEHVMGEGDPLAYPENDFEVLTIPRRIRTINHILPDEDLSKAPMFVRDCISSYTSDFTVVEYKYRAHSGSAIGRERLSERIEKLLSAPQHQYEVDAEQSTSTEELASQNFESQPSSGRQSVASISSSSSCNETLTPRGSWASLDLRSSSSDPLLPDLFEKKPPDQIDAINEAKRLENRQADLMGLYAPYLDEEEAVERRLAAELPAEMLGHRILVVCHQLKLELDVEPLFASMALYDAKEKRKLSENFYFNLNSECTRQMLSAHVPHADLSTLSRSAVFDIHNPTPDIFIVVRVEKVLQGDVNECVEPYIKDDKNREKVRAGAAAACARLGRYRMPLAWSAVSLLSVLSGAGDTPQDPPTPSPNTNSLDRKASGGSLEGLRRRAGEVGGSLSRKGSVERRAPPDDVLTHIDTFKPIAITVTSFFKQETDKLRDEDLYKFLAEIKRPSSAPKKLKCIPGTLKIEVSPAPDEIRNGLTPELAKLQPYGDENVRPCKEILPFPAGAGGGAAPHTHYRNLLFLSVRDINLTAYTARAGSARNITVRIQLMAGEEQSAALPNIFGRSSCPEFSTEAYTTVLYHNKNPSLYDEVKLKLPADLGDHHHLLFTFLHVACQRKPADHEKNVETPVGYSWLPLCRNGKLSSGEWALPVMSEAPPPNYSYIFPDVQLPGTRWIDNHRPLFNIALDPHTTVHPQDSFIERFAMACEAVIEGNIPPRIGLANMESELRTSMAELGCGAAEALARHLPVLADALLRLLTAPPALGPQPLNIAQDAFAALAHLFATVTNMNEGSTCDAHGRSGLVSAYITYQCRMPRPSARDAHVGLPLPPEALIDGSCKILHEEIALQWVVASGTTRDLAMHNSWALFELMVKSMGEYVWRSAGGGADTPRRARFPDHFTDDVAALVGNVTAEIIARYGKDSRLTQSLNNSLAFFLFDLLSLMDRGYVFNLIRTYHKQMCAKIASLPDAVPLVHYKLSFLRIVCSHEHYVSLCLPPPPLSPAAPPPTRPPASSASTTASEDGRRLATLSVDFRSRHYLAGLLLSDLAAALDLQSPVLQCAAVSALAGLLSAHDADPRLARPELRARVAQLYLPLLTIAMDVQPRLHRAAAAPKDILQLDGEMSQFGAFNPATTPEEFKQGGRAAFNSETSRNLVTCVVWVLRWAERGSLHACLQDLAPPRLYSFLQLIDLAFAAHEYKGRKEIMKCAQQNVRKTTDIKAKLEDVILGQGSARSDFIMRRKGGSSGRGGAGRERWRKEWVRGAARSRPASPARPLPALAQALAAEVALVLLHALEALVQASSGLEWGGVACGGALSVLVRALQRHQSTVVLQHMFATVRALILKLGWSCVSAERGPALCRVLLRHCAALAGVTRAHAAATLYALMRQHYHLGNNFSRVKMQVTMSLSSLVGTMASLSEESLRRALKTVLTYAEHDHDLAGTSFPEQVKDLVFNLHMILSDTVKMKEFQEDPEMLLDLMYRIARGYQHSPDLRLTWLSNMAQKHMERSNHAEAGMCLVHGAALVAEQLRARGRGAALLARVTHNALDESAPDPAIHHLGAIELQALLEHAAGELMAAGLYETVNELYKVLIPIAEDARDYKKLANIHGKLNEAFTRIEQLAGKRVFGAYFRVSFYGARFGDLSGEEYVYKEHALTKLPEIFSRLENFYGQRFGAENVVIIKDSNVVDVATLDPDKAYIQITYVEPYLEPHELRVRTTHYERNHNIKRFMYATPFTADGRAHGELAEQCKRKTILTTAHHFPYVKTRIQVVQRTTIILTPIEVAIEDIQKKIHELAAATGQEPPDSKMLQMVLQGCIGTTVNQGPLELAQVFLAPVVEGTQPATRLTNKLRLSFKDFSKKCHDALKKNKNLIGSEQREYQRELERNFARFTERLAPLIAPTATHAQHLAHGVTKTDYKFQA, encoded by the exons ATGACTCTCGGGCGTAAATATCAGAATTCTTCCGG GAATGCAGGGGAGGCTCGTAAGGTCTATGCTAACCAGTCGAATGTTGGGACTCTGTCAGGGTGCTCATCTTCT CTTTCACTGTCCGAAATGATTGAGCCACCCGACTATGAGCAGATGTGTGAGCATGTCATGGGGGAGGGGGACCCCCTGGCTTACCCAGAGAATGACTTCGAGGTGCTCACCATCCCCCGACGCATCAGAACTATCAACCACATTCTACCCGATGAAGACTT AAGTAAAGCTCCAATGTTTGTCCGTGACTGCATCAGCAGTTATACCTCCGACTTTACTGTGGTAGAATACAAGTATCGTGCACACTCCGGCTCGGCCATCGGTCGGGAGAGGCTAAGTGAGAGAATTGAGAAGCTGCTGTCAGCCCCGCAGCACCAGTATGAAGTAGACGCTGAGCAGTCTACTTCCACAGAAGAACTTGCTTCCCAAAAT TTTGAGTCTCAACCGTCAAGCGGGCGACAGTCCGTGGCGTCTATATCCTCATCATCATCGTGCAATGAGACCCTCACGCCTCGCGGCTCGTGGGCCAGCCTGGACCTTCGTAGCTCCTCCTCTGACCCGCTCCTCCCGGATCTGTTTGAGAAGAAACCACCAGATCAAATTGATGCTATTAATGAAGCCAAAAG GCTGGAGAACCGTCAGGCGGACCTGATGGGTCTGTACGCGCCGTATCTGGACGAGGAGGAGGCCGTGGAGCGGCGGCTGGCGGCCGAGTTGCCCGCGGAGATGCTCGGCCACCGTATACTCGTCGTCTGCCATCAGCTCAA ACTCGAGCTCGACGTGGAGCCGTTATTCGCGTCGATGGCCCTCTACGACGCCAAGGAGAAACGCAAGCTTTCCGAGAACTTCTACTTCAACCTGAACTCGGAGTGCACGCGACAGATGCTGTCCGCCCACGTCCCCCACGCTGACCTCTCCACGCTCAGCCGCAGTGCGGTCTTCGACATACACAACCCCACACCGGACATATTCATAGTCGTCCGGGTCGAGAAGGTGCTGCAGGGGGATGTTAACGAATGCGTCGAGCCGTACATCAAAGATGATAAG aACCGTGAGAAAGTCcgcgcgggggcggcggcggcgtgcgcGCGGTTAGGGCGGTACCGGATGCCGCTGGCGTGGAGCGCCGTGTCGCTGCTTAGCGTGCTCAGCGGCGCCGGCGACACCCCTCAGGACCCACCCACACCCTCGCCCAACACCAACAGCCTCG ACCGCAAGGCGTCCGGCGGCAGCCTGGAGGGTCTGCGGCGTCGCGCAGGCGAGGTGGGCGGGTCCCTGTCCCGCAAGGGGTCGGTCGAGCGGCGCGCCCCGCCCGACGACGTGCTCACACACATCGACACCTTCAAACCCATCGCCATTACTGTCACTAGCTTCTTTAAACAG GAGACGGACAAACTCCGCGACGAGGACCTGTACAAGTTCCTGGCGGAGATCAAGCGGCCGAGCTCGGCGCCCAAGAAGCTCAAGTGCATCCCGGGCACGCTCAAGATCGAGGTGTCGCCTGCGCCCGACGAGATCCGCAACGGACTCACGCCCGAGCTCGCCAAACTGCAGCCCTATGGAG ATGAGAACGTGCGTCCGTGCAAGGAGATCCTGCCATTCCcggcgggcgcggggggcggggcggcgcCACACACGCACTACCGCAACCTGCTGTTCCTGAGCGTGCGAGACATCAACCTCACCGCCTACACCGCGCGGGCCGGCTCCGCACGGAACATCACG GTCCGAATCCAGCTGATGGCGGGCGAGGAGCAGTCGGCGGCGCTGCCCAATATATTCGGCCGCAGCTCGTGCCCGGAGTTCAGCACAGAGGCCTACACCACAGTGCTCTACCATAACAA GAACCCGTCGCTATACGACGAGGTGAAGCTGAAGCTGCCGGCGGACCTGGGCGACCACCATCACCTGCTGTTCACGTTCCTGCACGTCGCCTGCCAGCGCAAGCCCGCCGACCACGAGAAGAACGTCGAGACACCTGTCGGATACTCT TGGTTGCCGCTATGCCGCAACGGCAAGCTGTCTAGCGGCGAGTGGGCGTTGCCGGTGATGTCGGAGGCCCCGCCCCCCAACTACTCGTACATCTTCCCCGACGTCCAGCTGCCCGGCACGCGCTGGATCGACAACCACCGCCCGCTGTTCAACATCGCGCTGGACCCGCACACCACTGTACATCCTCAG GACAGCTTTATAGAGCGGTTTGCGATGGCGTGCGAGGCGGTCATCGAAGGCAACATACCGCCGAGAATCGGACTCGCCAATATGGAATCTGAACTAAGGACAAG taTGGCGGAGCTGGGGTGCGGGGCGGCGGAGGCGCTGGCGCGCCACCTGCCGGTGCTGGCGGACGCGCTGCTGCGGCTGCTGACGGCGCCGCCCGCGCTCGGCCCGCAGCCGCTCAACATCGCGCAGGACGCCTTCGCCGCGCTCGCGCATCTCTTCGCCACCGTCACC AACATGAACGAAGGCAGCACGTGCGACGCGCACGGCCGCAGCGGGCTGGTGTCGGCGTACATCACGTACCAGTGCCGCATGCCCCGCCCCAGCGCGCGCGACGCGCACGTCGGCCTGCCGCTGCCGCCTGAAG CGCTAATTGACGGGTCGTGCAAGATCCTGCACGAAGAGATCGCGCTGCAGTGGGTGGTCGCCAGCGGCACCACCAGGGACCTCGCCATGCACAACTCATG GGCACTGTTCGAGCTGATGGTGAAGTCGATGGGTGAGTACGTGTGGCGgagcgcggggggcggggccgaCACGCCGCGGCGCGCGCGCTTCCCCGACCACTTCACCGACGACGTGGCCGCGCTCGTCGGCAACGTCACTGCGGAGATCATTGCCAG ATACGGAAAGGACAGCCGTCTGACGCAGAGCCTGAACAACAGCCTGGCGTTCTTCCTGTTCGATCTGCTGAGCCTCATGGACCGCGGCTACGTGTTCAACCTCATCCGCACCTACCACAAGCAGATGTGCGCCAAGATCGCCTCCCTGCCTGACGCCGTGCCGCTCGTGCATTACAAG CTATCGTTCCTGCGCATCGTGTGCTCGCACGAGCACTACGTGTCGCTGTgcctgccgccgccgccgctgtcGCCCGCGGCCCCGCCACCGACCCGCCCCCCCGCCTCCTCCGCCTCCACCACCGCCAGCGAGGACGGCCGCCGCCTCGCCACCCTCAGTGTTGACTTCCGATCGAGACACTACCTCGCCGGCCTGCTGCTGTCCGACCTTGCTGCTGCGCTTGACCTGCA GTCGCCAGTGCTGCAGTGCGCAGCGGTATCCGCACTGGCGGGCTTGCTGAGCGCGCACGACGCGGACCCGCGGCTGGCGCGGCCGGAGCTGCGCGCGCGCGTCGCGCAGCTCTACCTGCCGCTGCTGACTATCGCTATGGACGTGCAGCCGCGCCTGCACCGCGCAGCCGCTGCTCCCAAAG ACATACTGCAACTCGACGGAGAGATGAGCCAATTTGGCGCGTTCAACCCCGCGACCACGCCTGAAGAATTCAAGCAg GGCGGTCGCGCGGCGTTCAACAGCGAGACGAGCCGCAACCTGGTGACGTGCGTGGTGTGGGTGCTGCGGTGGGCGGAGCGCGGCTCGCTGCACGCCTGCCTGCAGGACCTCGCCCCGCCCCGCCTATACAGCTTCCTGCAGCTGATAGATCTCGCCTTCGCCGCGCACGAGTATAAG GGTCGAAAAGAAATCATGAAATGCGCTCAACAAAACGTACGAAAAACTACCGACATCAAGGCGAAGCTGGAAGATGTGATTCTGGGCCAGGGATCCGCCCGATCAGACTTCATCATGAGGCGCAAAG gCGGATCCAGTGGACGTGGCGGCGCAGGACGCGAGCGGTGGCGCAAGGAGTGGGTGCGGGGGGCGGCGCGCTCGCGGCCGGCCTCCCCCGCGCGCCCGCTGCCCGCGCTCGCGCAGGCGTTGGCTGCGGAGGTGGCGCTAGTGCTGCTACACGCGCTCGAGGCGCTCGTACAG GCTAGCTCTGGTCTGGAATGGGGAGGCGTGGCGTGCGGCGGCGCGTTGAGCGTGCTAGTGCGCGCGCTACAGCGCCACCAGAGCACCGTCGTCTTGCAGCACATGTTCGCCACCGTGCGCGCGCTCATACTCAAG TTGGGCTGGTCGTGCGTATCTGCGGAGCGCGGCCCGGCGCTATGCCGCGTGCTGCTGCGTCACTGCGCGGCGCTGGCGGGCGTGACGCGCGCGCACGCCGCCGCCACGCTGTACGCGCTCATGCGCCAACACTATCATCTCGGCAAC AACTTCAGCCGCGTGAAGATGCAGGTTACGATGTCGCTGTCGTCGCTGGTGGGTACGATGGCGTCGCTGAGCGAGGAGTCGCTACGCCGCGCGCTCAAGACCGTGCTCACGTACGCCGAACACGATCACGACTTAGCCGGCACTAGCTTCCCGGAGCAG GTGAAAGACCTGGTGTTCAACCTACACATGATCCTGAGCGACACGGTGAAGATGAAGGAGTTCCAGGAGGACCCGGAGATGTTGCTGGACCTGATGTACCGCATCGCGCGCGGCTACCAGCACAGCCCCGACCTGCGCCTCACCTGGCTCAGTAACATGGCCCAGAAGCATATGGAG CGTTCGAACCACGCGGAGGCGGGCATGTGCCTGGTGCACGGCGCGGCGCTCGTGGCGGAGCAGCTGCgggcgcgggggcggggcgcggcGCTGCTGGCACGCGTCACGCACAACGCGCTCGACGAGTCCGCGCCCGACCCTGCTATACACCACCTCGGCGCTATCGAGCTGCAG GCGCTGCTGGAGCACGCGGCGGGCGAGCTGATGGCGGCGGGCCTGTACGAGACCGTCAACGAGCTGTACAAGGTGCTCATCCCCATCGCCGAGGACGCGCGCGACTACAAGAAGCTCGCCAACATACACGG CAAACTGAACGAGGCGTTCACCCGCATCGAGCAGCTGGCGGGCAAGCGCGTGTTCGGCGCGTACTTTCGCGTGTCCTTCTACGGCGCGCGCTTCGGAGACCTCAGCGGTGAGGAGTACGTGTACAAGGAGCACGCGCTCACCAAGCTGCCCGAGATCTTCAGCAGGCTCGAG AATTTCTACGGGCAGCGGTTCGGCGCGGAGAACGTGGTGATCATCAAGGACTCGAACGTCGTGGACGTGGCGACGCTGGACCCGGACAAGGCGTACATACAGATCACGTATGTCGAGCCCTACCTCGAGCCGCACGAGCTGCGCGTGCGCACCACGCACTACGAGCGCAACCACAACATTA AGCGGTTCATGTACGCGACGCCGTTCACTGCGGACGGGCGCGCGCACGGCGAGCTGGCGGAGCAGTGCAAGCGTAAGACCATCCTCACCACCGCACACCACTTCCCCTACGTCAAGACGCGCATAcag GTTGTGCAAAGAACGACAATAATTTTGACGCCCATAGAAGTCGCCATTGAAGATATTCAGAAAAAG ATACACGAGCTGGCGGCGGCGACGGGGCAGGAGCCGCCGGACTCCAAGATGCTGCAGATGGTGCTGCAGGGCTGCATCGGCACCACCGTCAACCAGGGACCGCTAGAACTCGCGCAG